Proteins encoded by one window of Fusarium graminearum PH-1 chromosome 1, whole genome shotgun sequence:
- a CDS encoding ATP-dependent RNA helicase DOB1, with the protein MDELFDVFEGNVEAPSASEDESRQNRKGDKTKKRKANAINGKHGDADKSEDVDMDNNTTEESKDEASSDDESSEESASQQDAKRRKKEEAVGPVITDTFQTAESREVAGAATFTEQDSSLVLSHNIQHQVALPPDLDYEYVPLSEHKAPEQPARTWNFKLDPFQSLSVASIEREESILVSAHTSAGKTVVAEYAVAQCLKRNQRVIYTSPIKALSNQKYRDFEAIFGDVGLMTGDVTINPTASCLVMTTEILRSMLYRGSEIMREVAWVVFDEIHYMRDKTRGVVWEETIIMLPDKVRYVFLSATIPNAFQFAEWIAKIHHQACHVVYTDFRPTPLQNYFFPAGGSGARLIVDEKSNFNEQNFNKVMQEVEEKKGADPNDPNARQKGKGKNKKTNKGGADNGSDIAKIIRMTIKKKFNPVIVFNFSKRECENMAMNISSLSFNDDSEKAMVRKVFHNAIESLSEQDRELPQIINLLPLLERGIGVHHSGLLPILKETIEILFQESLIKVLFATETFSIGLNMPAKTVVFTQVTKWDGVKRRPLTSSEYIQMAGRAGRRGLDARGIVIMMIDDKLEPDTAKEIVTGHQDRLNSAFYLGYNMILNLLRIEAISPEFMLERCFHQFQNAASVPSLEKELMSLQQERDSTSIADESTVKDYYQIRQQLSAYTRDMRTVIQHPNYSISYLQPGRLVQIYNPKDKNESIAGNGTDFGWGVIVNQTPRRAPKLNEPEYIPQEAHVIDVLLPISRSSADFHPGHPAEEMPPGIKPCNDDDDIKFAVVPCLLTCIKAISQIRLFLPKEGLKSDSDKDTLTKSLMEVKRRFPDGLPVLDPIENMEITDDSFKKLLRKIEVLESRLLANPLHLSPLLPSLWDQYHAKVKLTEKVKETKKSIAKAYSIAQMDELKSRKRVLRRLGFINDAEVVQLKARVACEVSSTEGHELLLSELLFDRFFNEQTPEMCAAVMSCFIFDEKVEAPALKEELQKPYREIQAKARIIAKVSQECKLDVNEEEYAQKLKWQLMETVYTWAQGRPFVEICKMTNVYEGSLIRLFRRLEELLRQMAQAAKVMGNEDLTKKFEESLSKIRRDIVAAQSLYL; encoded by the exons ATGGATGaattgtttgatgttttcgAGGGCAATGTGGAGGCCCCGAGTGCTAGCGAGGACGAGTCGCGACAGAACCGCAagggcgacaagacaaagaagagaaaggccaaCGCGATAAACGGCAAGCACGGCGACGCGGACAAGTCTGAGGATGTCGACAtggacaacaacaccaccgaggaaTCAAAGGATGAGGCATCATCCGACGACGAGTCTTCCGAGGAAAGCGCCAGTCAGCAGGACgccaagaggaggaagaaggaggaagctgtAGGCCCTGTTATTACAGATACGTTCCAGACGGCCGAGTCAAGAGAGGTCGCTGGTGCGGCCACCTTTACAGAGCAGGATTCATCTCTCGTTTTGTCGCACAACATTCAGCATCAGGTTGCTCTGCCCCCGGATCTAGACTACGAATACGTCCCTCTTTCCGAGCACAAGGCCCCCGAGCAGCCCGCGCGAACATGGAACTTCAAGCTCGATCCTTTCCAGAGTCTCTCCGTGGCGTCTATTGAACGTGAGGAGAGTATTCTTGTCTCCGCGCATACTTCTGCCGGAAAGACTGTCGTGGCCGAGTACGCCGTCGCGCAATGTTTGAAGCGTAACCAGAGAGTCATCTACACAAGTCCTATCAAGGCCTTGAGTAACCAAAAGTACCGAGATTTCGAGGCCATCTTCGGAGATGTTGGTCTCATGACTGGAGATGTTACTATTAACCCCACAGCAAGTTGCTTGGTCATGACTACTGAGATTTTGCGATCTATGTTGTATCGAGGTTCCGAGATCATGCGAGAAGTTGCCTGGGTCGTGTTCGACGAGATTCATTACATgcgagacaagacgagaggTGTTGTCTGGGaggagaccatcatcatgcttcCCGACAAGGTCCGATACGTCTTCCTTTCTGCCACCATTCCCAACGCTTTCCAGTTCGCCGAGTGGATTGCCAAGATTCACCACCAGGCCTGTCACGTCGTATACACCGATTTCCGACCAACACCACTTCAGAACTACTTCTTCCCTGCCGGCGGCAGTGGAGCTAGACTTAtcgtcgacgagaagagcaaCTTCAACGAGCAAAACTTCAACAAGGTTATGCAAgaggtcgaggagaagaagggtgcTGACCCCAACGATCCCAACGCGCGACAGAAAGGAaagggcaagaacaagaagactaACAAGGGTGGCGCTGACAATGGCTCGGATATTGCCAAGATTATTCGAATgaccatcaagaagaagtttaACCCCGTCAttgtcttcaacttcagcaaGCGAGAGTGCGAGAACATGGCTATGAACATTTCCTCACTGAGCTTCAACGACGATTCTGAAAAGGCCATGGTTCGCAAGGTTTTCCACAATGCTATAGAGAGCTTGTCAGAGCAGGACAGGGAGCTTCCTCAGATTATCAACTTGCTGCCTCTGTTGGAGCGTGGTATTGGTGTCCATCACTCTGGTCTTCTGCCTATTCTCAAGGAGACCATCGAGATTCTGTTCCAGGAGTCTTTGATCAAGGTTCTTTTTGCTACCGAGACCTTCTCCATCGGTCTCAACATGCCTGCCAAGACTGTTGTTTTCACACAAGTCACCAAGTGGGACGGTGTCAAGAGGCGTCCTCTTACTTCATCCGAGTACATTCAGATGGCTGGTCGTGCTGGACGTCGTGGCCTCGATGCCCGTGGTAttgtcatcatgatgattgacgacaagcttgagcCCGATACAGCCAAGGAGATTGTTACCGGACACCAAGATCGACTCAACTCTGCTTTCTACCTCGGTTACAACATGATTCTGAACCTTCTCCGTATCGAAGCTATCTCACCCGAATTCATGTTGGAGCGATGTTTCCATCAGTTCCAAAACGCCGCTAGCGTCCCGTCCctggagaaggagttgaTGTCTTTGCAGCAGGAGCGCGACAGCACCAGCATTGCCGACGAGTCCACCGTCAAGGATTACTACCAGATTCGACAGCAGCTCAGTGCTTACACGAGGGATATGCGAACTGTCATTCAGCACCCCAACTACAGTATCTCATACCTCCAGCCTGGCCGCTTGGTACAGATCTACAaccccaaggacaagaacgagTCTATTGCCGGCAACGGAACCGACTTTGGCTGGGGTGTTATTGTCAACCAGACTCCTCGTCGCGCCCCTAAGCTGAACGAGCCCGAGTATATTCCCCAGGAGGCCCATGTCATTGACGTTCTCCTTCCTATTTCCAGGTCAAGCGCGGATTTCCACCCAGGACACCCTGCTGAGGAGATGCCTCCCGGCATTAAGCCCTgcaacgacgacgacgacatcaagtTCGCAGTTGTTCCTTGTCTGTTGACCTGCATCAAGGCGATCAGCCAGATCCGACTTTTCCTGCCTAAGGAAGGCCTGAAGAGCGACTCTGACAAGGATACGCTCACCAAGTCCCTGATGGAGGTCAAGCGTCGTTTCCCTGATGGTCTCCCTGTCCTTGATCCTATTGAGAACATGGAAATCACCGACGActctttcaagaagcttctgCGAAAGATTGAGGTCCTTGAGTCTCGACTTTTAGCCAACCCTCTCCAcctttcccctcttctcccttcGCTATGGGATCAGTACcatgccaaggtcaagcttacagaaaaggtcaaggagacAAAGAAGTCCATCGCCAAGGCATACAGCATTGCTCAGATGGACGAGCTCAAGTCGCGCAAGCGTGTCCTGCGTCGTCTAGGCTTTATTAACGACGCCGAAGTCGTTCAACTCAAGGCCCGTGTCGCTTGTGAGGTTTCTTCCACTGAAGGTCAcgagcttctcctttccGAGTTACTGTTTGACCGATTCTTCAACGAGCAAACCCCCGAGATGTGCGCTGCCGTCATGAGTTGCTTtatctttgatgagaaggtcGAGGCCCCTGCtctgaaggaggagctcCAGAAGCCCTACCGCGAGATCCAGGCCAAGGCCCGCATCATTGCCAAGGTCAGCCAGGAGTGCAAGCTTGATGTCAACGAGGAGGAATACGCGCAGAAGCTCAAGTGGCAACTGATGGAGACGGTTTATACATGGGCCCAAGGTCGTCCATTTGTCGAGATTTG CAAAATGACAAATGTCTACGAAGGCTCACTTATCCGTCTTTTCCGTCGtctggaagagcttcttcGACAGATGGcccaggctgccaaggtcaTGGGCAACGAGGATCTGACTAAGAAGTTCGAGGAGAGTCTGTCCAAGATCCGCAGAGATATCGTTGCCGCCCAGAGTCTGTACCTATAA
- a CDS encoding PNG1 protein, which yields MPLEIVTSPLRSWETSIAILSGRSATRPLAWPEPELSTGRCIGKVGKELCWVAKGPARDAFAVLAPKIKAYLERSIEPVSSWVTWSIYMFGKSEKSASPAVLFCCEVVAHRKQVRSAIKDSGILDEFPGIKTAHMSRPPDFNQLVQLADDSTTLPFDHQTVLASLTSNPCGMPLFVEQSIDGATCYKQATVGGIIQLSDKFYYTTAGHVLSPDTPMSYTEGEVSDDEFEIDEDDEVDEVASTAYDKTWLTQENDPAMSLQYASSTESKLLQPLSLSSIQDMQATRDGLKGKSRRVIEEGRSLDTVPPPQCLGHVYLSSLDEPPSGLDYALIEVTKPIHCTANKIVSSSFSAKGEAEIQHVVTDGPKDVKILCSTSRGTLTGIMSGTPLYTRFPDSNLYQDVYNILLDSRLEAGDCGSWIIDAESGNLYGHIVAGSPDSGAAIVIPFARIFEDIEARVKHHPYLPLTGAASLHNYDEKLDLATHLQHSKSVTASSSKPPSEYNQEWMRDLGSQFKNQWRIKLLGELKLSRAGRQATIEQAVSSTEDESTPPYSPPGEEESVPPYPGTGKGLLLPPQNRRLLRTPLFPQLPNANDRESQEFRRHLISLSLIPTKYENPGLLDEALASIPLERLYSEAEEENQKRASCEDHAWTEVYSEHKKRWVHIDPCEGLFDHPTLYTQGWKKKMAYAIAFSIEGATDVTRRYIRKAEHWAERDRCPEAVLMYVMDEIKSLRRQDISKEEKIRLEEEDRREQRELNTYVVSSVTGDFIAKGLTRVKDSSQPLKSPGETARHSQKQRSGGVDEGPLVIP from the exons ATGCCGCTGGAAATTGTAACATCCCCTCTGCGATCATGGGAAACCAGCATTGCCATACTTAGTGGCAGGTCGGCAACGAGACCTCTCGCATGGCCTGAGCCAGAGCTATCTACCGGTCGTTGCATAGGCAAGGTCGGTAAGGAGCTGTGCTGGGTGGCCAAAGGCCCAGCGAGAGACGCATTCGCGGTGCTGGCTCCAAAGATCAAGGCCTACCTCGAGAGGTCGATCGAGCCAGTGTCGAGCTGGGTTACATGGTCTATCTATATGTTTGGCAAGTCTGAAAAGAGTGCCAGCCCAGCTGTCCTATTTTGCTGCGAAGTCGTTGCGCATCGCAAGCAGGTGAGAAGCGCAATTAAAGACAGCGGTATTCTCGACGAATTCCCTGGAATTAAGACTGCCCACATGTCTCGACCTCCTGACTTTAATCAGCTCGTTCAGTTGGCAGATGATAGCACGACATTACCATTTGATCATCAAACTGTTCTTGCGTCCCTTACGAGCAACCCATGTGGGATGCCGTTGTTCGTTGAACAAAGCATAGACGGCGCAACTTGTTACAAACAAGCTACCGTCGGTGGCATCATCCAACTGTCAGACAAATTCTACTACACCACAGCAGGTCATGTGCTCAGCCCCGACACGCCTATGAGCTACACTGAGGGCGAAGTCAGCGACGACGAATTTGAgattgacgaagatgatgaggtgGACGAAGTGGCATCAACGGCTTATGATAAGACGTGGCTGACACAAGAAAACGACCCGGCTATGAGCCTGCAGTACGCAAGTTCGACCGAGAGCAAGTTGCTCCAACCACTTTCCTTGTCGAGCATACAAGATATGCAAGCAACACGGGATGGGTTAAAAGGCAAGAGCCGTCGGGTTATTGAGGAAGGACGTTCACTGGACACTGTCCCGCCTCCACAGTGTCTGGGACATGTCTATCTGTCCTCCCTCGACGAACCACCATCTGGTCTCGACTATGCCTTGATCGAGGTGACCAAGCCGATTCACTGCACCGCTAACAAAAtcgtctcttcctctttttctGCAAAGGGTGAAGCCGAGATCCAGCATGTCGTCACAGATGGCCCCAAAGACGTCAAAATCCTATGTTCCACCTCAAGGGGAACATTGACAGGAATCATGTCAGGCACTCCCCTGTACACTCGCTTCCCCGACAGCAATCTGTATCAGGACGTCTACAACATCCTCTTGGACTCGCGGCTAGAAGCTGGTGACTGTGGCTCCTGGATCATTGACGCCGAGTCTGGGAACTTGTATGGACACATTGTGGCTGGATCCCCGGATTCGGGTGCTGCAATTGTGATACCTTTTGCACGTATATTCGAAGACATAGAAGCGCGAGTAAAGCATCATCCTTATCTGCCCCTCACCGGAGCCGCATCGCTACACAACTATGATGAAAAACTAGACCTTGCTACGCATCTGCAACACTCAAAGTCCGTCACAGCGTCCTCTTCTAAACCACCATCGGAATACAACCAGGAGTGGATGCGCGACTTGGGAAGCCAGTTCAAGAACCAGTGGCGGATCAAACTATTAGGTGAACTGAAACTATCCCGGGCGGGTCGCCAAGCTACTATCGAACAAGCAGTTTCGTCTACTGAGGATGAATCAACTCCGCCCTATAGTCCGCCTGGAGAGGAGGAGTCGGTTCCGCCGTACCCTGGAACTGGGAAAGGATTACTGTTGCCACCCCAAAACAGGAGACTACTTCGGACCCCGCTGTTCCCCCAGCTTCCGAATGCAAACGACCGGGAGTCCCAAGAGTTCCGCAGGCATCTGATATCTCTCTCCTTGATCCCAACAAAGTATGAGAACCCAGGACTACTCGACGAGGCTCTGGCCAGTATCCCACTGGAGAGACTCTACagcgaggctgaggaagaga ACCAGAAGAGGGCGAGTTG CGAAGACCACGCATGGACCGAAGTGTACTCGGAACACAAGAAGAGATGGGTTCATATTGATCCATGCGAGGGGCTTTTTGATCACCCAACTCTATACACCCAAG gttggaaaaagaaaatggcATATGCTATAGCTTTCTCTATCGAAGGCGCTACGGATGTGACGCGACGATATATACGCAAGGCGGAGCATTGGGCGGAGCGAGACCGTTGTCCAGAAGCTGTCCTGATGTATGTCATGGATGAAATCAAAAGCCTCCGCCGCCAAGATATAAGTAAGGAGGAAAAGATCCGactggaagaggaggacaGACGTGAACAACGAGAACTCAATACCTATGTTGTTTCGAGTGTCACCGGCGACTTCATAGCCAAGGGATTGACTCGTGTTAAGGATTCATCACAACCGCTCAAGTCACCAGGAGAGACGGCGAGGCACAGTCAGAAGCAGAGGAGTGGAGGAGTAGACGAAGGACCTTTGGTTATTCCCTAG